From Temnothorax longispinosus isolate EJ_2023e chromosome 3, Tlon_JGU_v1, whole genome shotgun sequence, one genomic window encodes:
- the LOC139809318 gene encoding uncharacterized protein isoform X2 translates to MEFPEEKYYRLNYILLSSIGLWPYDNCSIKQIQVILSLLIYISFFAVQFMKLFVPEYSLDLLLEVLAINFLILIWFIKYVAFSSVMENIKQLRNCVRSHWSILVDDREIDILHKYAKIGKQSTIAIAICVYFGILSFTLVQYIPDLLDIVMPLNESRPRMLLHQTKYFANQQNYFHIIMIHEAIGLLLSGTTGVAAETFLLVNSLHAFGMFKIASYRMERMLSIDVSQIPIAKSYIIFHDKITAAVDIHRRAIEFSDLLKAKFGLSYLFMVVAAICSATLFRIMTMQQEKMEIVKLLCYVVFLFLFLVVANFVGQEFINRDSHVHRTICNTKWYNAPLKIQKFVLFLIRKTTKSYKVDAAGLFSPSLEGLATTMSLLLSFLTLLCSIQLQL, encoded by the exons ATGGAGTTCCCTGAGGAGAAATACTATAGACTCAACTACATTCTATTGTCATCGATTGGACTCTGGCCATATGATAATTGTAGCATCAAACAAATTCAAGTCATACTATCACTACTGATATACATATCGTTTTTTGCAGTTCAG tttatgaaattattcGTTCCGGAATACAGCCTTGATCTTCTTCTGGAAGTGTTAGCTATTAATTTCCTCATTTTAATATGGTTTATCAAATATGTTGCTTTCTCTTCTGTTATGGAAAAT ATAAAACAATTACGGAACTGTGTCCGAAGTCATTGGAGTATTCTGGTAGACGATCGAGAGAttgatatattacataaatatgcTAAAATTGGAAAACAATCTACAATAGCTATAGcaa tatgCGTCTATTTTGGAATTCTCAGTTTCACTTTAGTACAATATATTCCGGATTTACTTGATATCGTAATGCCTTTAAATGAGTCTCGTCCACGTATGCTTCTCCAtcagacaaaatattttgccaatcagcaaaattattttcatatcaTAATGATACATGAGGCTATTGGGCTACTCCTTAGTGGAACTACTGGAGTAGCTGCTGAAACGTTCTTATTAGTAAACTCATTACATGCTTTCGGAATGTTTAAAATTGCTAG TTACCGTATGGAACGTATGTTAAGCATAGATGTTTCACAAATACCTATAGCTAAAAGCTATATTATATTCCATGATAAAATAACCGCTGCAGTGGACATCCATAGGAGAGCGATCGA ATTTTCGGACCTATTAAAAGCAAAGTTTGGACTGTCGTACTTATTTATGGTTGTAGCGGCTATATGTTCGGCAACT CTATTTCGAATAATGACGATGCAACAGGAAAAGAtggaaattgttaaattactCTGTTATGTGGTTttcctttttctatttttagttGTAGCCAATTTTGTTGGGcaagaatttataaatcgCGACAGTCATGTCCATCGAACAAT ATGCAATACGAAATGGTACAATGCTCCGTTAAAGATACAAAAGTTTGTACTTTTTTTGATCAGAAAAACTACAAAAAGTTATAAAGTTGATGCTGCTGGTTTGTTCAGTCCCTCCTTGGAAGGTTTGGCCACG acgATGAGCTTATTGCTTTCTTTTCTGACGCTCTTATGTTCTATACAACttcagttataa
- the LOC139809318 gene encoding uncharacterized protein isoform X1, with translation MEFPEEKYYRLNYILLSSIGLWPYDNCSIKQIQVILSLLIYISFFAVQFMKLFVPEYSLDLLLEVLAINFLILIWFIKYVAFSSVMENIKQLRNCVRSHWSILVDDREIDILHKYAKIGKQSTIAIAICVYFGILSFTLVQYIPDLLDIVMPLNESRPRMLLHQTKYFANQQNYFHIIMIHEAIGLLLSGTTGVAAETFLLVNSLHAFGMFKIASYRMERMLSIDVSQIPIAKSYIIFHDKITAAVDIHRRAIEFSDLLKAKFGLSYLFMVVAAICSATVSLFRLFRIMTMQQEKMEIVKLLCYVVFLFLFLVVANFVGQEFINRDSHVHRTICNTKWYNAPLKIQKFVLFLIRKTTKSYKVDAAGLFSPSLEGLATTMSLLLSFLTLLCSIQLQL, from the exons ATGGAGTTCCCTGAGGAGAAATACTATAGACTCAACTACATTCTATTGTCATCGATTGGACTCTGGCCATATGATAATTGTAGCATCAAACAAATTCAAGTCATACTATCACTACTGATATACATATCGTTTTTTGCAGTTCAG tttatgaaattattcGTTCCGGAATACAGCCTTGATCTTCTTCTGGAAGTGTTAGCTATTAATTTCCTCATTTTAATATGGTTTATCAAATATGTTGCTTTCTCTTCTGTTATGGAAAAT ATAAAACAATTACGGAACTGTGTCCGAAGTCATTGGAGTATTCTGGTAGACGATCGAGAGAttgatatattacataaatatgcTAAAATTGGAAAACAATCTACAATAGCTATAGcaa tatgCGTCTATTTTGGAATTCTCAGTTTCACTTTAGTACAATATATTCCGGATTTACTTGATATCGTAATGCCTTTAAATGAGTCTCGTCCACGTATGCTTCTCCAtcagacaaaatattttgccaatcagcaaaattattttcatatcaTAATGATACATGAGGCTATTGGGCTACTCCTTAGTGGAACTACTGGAGTAGCTGCTGAAACGTTCTTATTAGTAAACTCATTACATGCTTTCGGAATGTTTAAAATTGCTAG TTACCGTATGGAACGTATGTTAAGCATAGATGTTTCACAAATACCTATAGCTAAAAGCTATATTATATTCCATGATAAAATAACCGCTGCAGTGGACATCCATAGGAGAGCGATCGA ATTTTCGGACCTATTAAAAGCAAAGTTTGGACTGTCGTACTTATTTATGGTTGTAGCGGCTATATGTTCGGCAACTGTTAGTCTCTTTCGT CTATTTCGAATAATGACGATGCAACAGGAAAAGAtggaaattgttaaattactCTGTTATGTGGTTttcctttttctatttttagttGTAGCCAATTTTGTTGGGcaagaatttataaatcgCGACAGTCATGTCCATCGAACAAT ATGCAATACGAAATGGTACAATGCTCCGTTAAAGATACAAAAGTTTGTACTTTTTTTGATCAGAAAAACTACAAAAAGTTATAAAGTTGATGCTGCTGGTTTGTTCAGTCCCTCCTTGGAAGGTTTGGCCACG acgATGAGCTTATTGCTTTCTTTTCTGACGCTCTTATGTTCTATACAACttcagttataa
- the LOC139809318 gene encoding uncharacterized protein isoform X3, translated as MEFPEEKYYRLNYILLSSIGLWPYDNCSIKQIQVILSLLIYISFFAVQIKQLRNCVRSHWSILVDDREIDILHKYAKIGKQSTIAIAICVYFGILSFTLVQYIPDLLDIVMPLNESRPRMLLHQTKYFANQQNYFHIIMIHEAIGLLLSGTTGVAAETFLLVNSLHAFGMFKIASYRMERMLSIDVSQIPIAKSYIIFHDKITAAVDIHRRAIEFSDLLKAKFGLSYLFMVVAAICSATVSLFRLFRIMTMQQEKMEIVKLLCYVVFLFLFLVVANFVGQEFINRDSHVHRTICNTKWYNAPLKIQKFVLFLIRKTTKSYKVDAAGLFSPSLEGLATTMSLLLSFLTLLCSIQLQL; from the exons ATGGAGTTCCCTGAGGAGAAATACTATAGACTCAACTACATTCTATTGTCATCGATTGGACTCTGGCCATATGATAATTGTAGCATCAAACAAATTCAAGTCATACTATCACTACTGATATACATATCGTTTTTTGCAGTTCAG ATAAAACAATTACGGAACTGTGTCCGAAGTCATTGGAGTATTCTGGTAGACGATCGAGAGAttgatatattacataaatatgcTAAAATTGGAAAACAATCTACAATAGCTATAGcaa tatgCGTCTATTTTGGAATTCTCAGTTTCACTTTAGTACAATATATTCCGGATTTACTTGATATCGTAATGCCTTTAAATGAGTCTCGTCCACGTATGCTTCTCCAtcagacaaaatattttgccaatcagcaaaattattttcatatcaTAATGATACATGAGGCTATTGGGCTACTCCTTAGTGGAACTACTGGAGTAGCTGCTGAAACGTTCTTATTAGTAAACTCATTACATGCTTTCGGAATGTTTAAAATTGCTAG TTACCGTATGGAACGTATGTTAAGCATAGATGTTTCACAAATACCTATAGCTAAAAGCTATATTATATTCCATGATAAAATAACCGCTGCAGTGGACATCCATAGGAGAGCGATCGA ATTTTCGGACCTATTAAAAGCAAAGTTTGGACTGTCGTACTTATTTATGGTTGTAGCGGCTATATGTTCGGCAACTGTTAGTCTCTTTCGT CTATTTCGAATAATGACGATGCAACAGGAAAAGAtggaaattgttaaattactCTGTTATGTGGTTttcctttttctatttttagttGTAGCCAATTTTGTTGGGcaagaatttataaatcgCGACAGTCATGTCCATCGAACAAT ATGCAATACGAAATGGTACAATGCTCCGTTAAAGATACAAAAGTTTGTACTTTTTTTGATCAGAAAAACTACAAAAAGTTATAAAGTTGATGCTGCTGGTTTGTTCAGTCCCTCCTTGGAAGGTTTGGCCACG acgATGAGCTTATTGCTTTCTTTTCTGACGCTCTTATGTTCTATACAACttcagttataa
- the LOC139809318 gene encoding uncharacterized protein isoform X4, whose protein sequence is MKLFVPEYSLDLLLEVLAINFLILIWFIKYVAFSSVMENIKQLRNCVRSHWSILVDDREIDILHKYAKIGKQSTIAIAICVYFGILSFTLVQYIPDLLDIVMPLNESRPRMLLHQTKYFANQQNYFHIIMIHEAIGLLLSGTTGVAAETFLLVNSLHAFGMFKIASYRMERMLSIDVSQIPIAKSYIIFHDKITAAVDIHRRAIEFSDLLKAKFGLSYLFMVVAAICSATVSLFRLFRIMTMQQEKMEIVKLLCYVVFLFLFLVVANFVGQEFINRDSHVHRTICNTKWYNAPLKIQKFVLFLIRKTTKSYKVDAAGLFSPSLEGLATTMSLLLSFLTLLCSIQLQL, encoded by the exons atgaaattattcGTTCCGGAATACAGCCTTGATCTTCTTCTGGAAGTGTTAGCTATTAATTTCCTCATTTTAATATGGTTTATCAAATATGTTGCTTTCTCTTCTGTTATGGAAAAT ATAAAACAATTACGGAACTGTGTCCGAAGTCATTGGAGTATTCTGGTAGACGATCGAGAGAttgatatattacataaatatgcTAAAATTGGAAAACAATCTACAATAGCTATAGcaa tatgCGTCTATTTTGGAATTCTCAGTTTCACTTTAGTACAATATATTCCGGATTTACTTGATATCGTAATGCCTTTAAATGAGTCTCGTCCACGTATGCTTCTCCAtcagacaaaatattttgccaatcagcaaaattattttcatatcaTAATGATACATGAGGCTATTGGGCTACTCCTTAGTGGAACTACTGGAGTAGCTGCTGAAACGTTCTTATTAGTAAACTCATTACATGCTTTCGGAATGTTTAAAATTGCTAG TTACCGTATGGAACGTATGTTAAGCATAGATGTTTCACAAATACCTATAGCTAAAAGCTATATTATATTCCATGATAAAATAACCGCTGCAGTGGACATCCATAGGAGAGCGATCGA ATTTTCGGACCTATTAAAAGCAAAGTTTGGACTGTCGTACTTATTTATGGTTGTAGCGGCTATATGTTCGGCAACTGTTAGTCTCTTTCGT CTATTTCGAATAATGACGATGCAACAGGAAAAGAtggaaattgttaaattactCTGTTATGTGGTTttcctttttctatttttagttGTAGCCAATTTTGTTGGGcaagaatttataaatcgCGACAGTCATGTCCATCGAACAAT ATGCAATACGAAATGGTACAATGCTCCGTTAAAGATACAAAAGTTTGTACTTTTTTTGATCAGAAAAACTACAAAAAGTTATAAAGTTGATGCTGCTGGTTTGTTCAGTCCCTCCTTGGAAGGTTTGGCCACG acgATGAGCTTATTGCTTTCTTTTCTGACGCTCTTATGTTCTATACAACttcagttataa